In the Blattabacterium sp. (Blattella germanica) str. Bge genome, GAGGGAGGAAAAACTGTAGGAGCAGGACAAGTTATTCAGATAATGGATTAATATTCTTATTTTTGATACGGATGTAGCTCAGTTGGTAGAGCATCGGTCTCCAAAACCGAAGGTCGTAAGTTCGATTCTTACCGTCCGTGCATGATTTTTCACAAAAATCGTAGTATGAAAAAAAATAATTTTTTTTTGGAAGTTTATGATGAATTTTTTCATTGTATTACATGGCCTAAGTGGGAAGATTTACAAGGAACAACAATAATGGTATCTTTTTTTTCTATATTTCTATCCATATTTTTATATGGAGTAGATGTTTTTTTCATTTTTTTAATTAAGAGATTATTTTCTCTATAATAAAATTGTATGAGTGATTTGGATAGAAAATGGTATGTCATTAAAACTATTAGTGGACAAGAGAATAAAGTGAAATCATATATTGAGAATGAAATTAGAGATAATGGATTTCAAGAACATATAGGAAAAGTATTGGTTCCTATAGAAAAAGTTATACAAATGAGAAAAGGAAAAAAAATTCATAGAGAAAAAGTTCATTATCCCGGATATGTCATGGTGGAAGCCAATTTAGAAGGAGAAGCTGTTCATGCGATTAAAAATGTTCCTGGAGTTATTAATTTTTTAAGTGAAGGAAAAGGAAGTTCCGCTGTTCCTATCCCTATGAGAAAAGAAGAAGTTAATAAAATGTTGGGAAAAATAGATGAATTATCTGAAAATTATGAAAATATTAGTATTCCTTTCGTAGTTGGAGAAACGATTAAAGTTATAGATGGTCCTTTTACTGGTTTTAATGGGACCATTGAAAAGATTAATGAAGAAAAAAGAAAATTAGAATTAGCTGTTTTGATTTTTGGTAGAAAAACTCCATTGGAATTAAATTTTACACAAATAGAAAAAATTTAAAATTGGATCATGACTAAAGAAAATAAAAGAATTATAAAAAGGATTAAAATTCAAAAAATAAATGGAGGAAAGGCGAGTCCAGCTCCACCAGTAGGACCTATTTTAGGAAGTTCTGGAGTCAATATAATGGAATTTTGTAAACAATACAATTTTCGTACTCAAGAAAGAAAAGGAGAAATATGTCCAGTGGTCATAACTGTATATGAAGATAAATCATTTTCTTTTATTATC is a window encoding:
- the secE gene encoding preprotein translocase subunit SecE — encoded protein: MKKNNFFLEVYDEFFHCITWPKWEDLQGTTIMVSFFSIFLSIFLYGVDVFFIFLIKRLFSL
- the nusG gene encoding transcription termination/antitermination protein NusG; its protein translation is MSDLDRKWYVIKTISGQENKVKSYIENEIRDNGFQEHIGKVLVPIEKVIQMRKGKKIHREKVHYPGYVMVEANLEGEAVHAIKNVPGVINFLSEGKGSSAVPIPMRKEEVNKMLGKIDELSENYENISIPFVVGETIKVIDGPFTGFNGTIEKINEEKRKLELAVLIFGRKTPLELNFTQIEKI
- the rplK gene encoding 50S ribosomal protein L11, with translation MTKENKRIIKRIKIQKINGGKASPAPPVGPILGSSGVNIMEFCKQYNFRTQERKGEICPVVITVYEDKSFSFIIKKPPVSIQLLNMMKKEKGSKESNRSKIGKISLDQIKMIAKNKIEDLNCISIQSAISMISGTARSMGIEIET